The region CGAGAGGGGTATTCGGGTATTGACTTTGGACCTGGACGAAGGACTGGAAGCCTTTCCCGATCTCAGTTATGAGTACGTTGTGCTCAGCCGGACGCTCCAACAACTCGTGTACCCTGACAGAGTCGTTAAAGAAATGCTCAGGGTAGGATCTAAGTCTATCATAGCCTTTCCGAACTTCGGGCATTGGGGGATAGTCTTGGAATATGTCTTTACAGGCCGCTCACCTGTGTGTGAGACACATCCTCACCCGTGGTTCAATAGTCCTGACATTCACCGCCTGACCATCAAAGATTTCAGAGATTTCGTGCAAAAGATAGGCGGCAAGATCGAGAAAGAGATCCACATAATCAACAACGCGCCTTCAAATAGCACTTTCTGGCCGAATAGAAGGGCACAGTGGGGATGTTTCCTCATTTCTTCGGCCTGATCCAGTGCGGCCCTCAAGGGCTCCGTCACATCACTTCCTGCAATCAGGCTGAACTCGCAATAACCGTCATCCACCTCCTCCCGACTGCGGGACCTAATTTTTGCCTTGCTGGAATGACTGTTAACCCGTTATATGTAAGAGGGAGACGTGGGTCCGCATGCGTGACTT is a window of Desulfomonile tiedjei DNA encoding:
- the metW gene encoding methionine biosynthesis protein MetW; translation: MRAEVVEFRSPFHQFEVGFNVIIDLITPGTRVLDLGCGSGTLLQRLRDEKDVEGCGVELDQDKVIRCIERGIRVLTLDLDEGLEAFPDLSYEYVVLSRTLQQLVYPDRVVKEMLRVGSKSIIAFPNFGHWGIVLEYVFTGRSPVCETHPHPWFNSPDIHRLTIKDFRDFVQKIGGKIEKEIHIINNAPSNSTFWPNRRAQWGCFLISSA